A single genomic interval of Deltaproteobacteria bacterium harbors:
- a CDS encoding CBS domain-containing protein, with protein sequence MCETLDDVAVAMSRNFLVVDAGARVREVLTLMRESERQRAVVTRYGQLAGLLTESDLIEWIQSPNVRDPWRCSSETLLGLSVAMVMARKPIVVSPTYPLKDAAALMVENHLDALPVVDDSGVPIGILSVGDLAMSLARCLQAA encoded by the coding sequence ATGTGCGAGACGCTGGATGATGTTGCCGTTGCGATGAGTCGGAACTTCCTCGTCGTCGACGCGGGGGCGAGAGTCCGAGAAGTCCTCACCCTGATGCGCGAGTCCGAGCGCCAGCGCGCCGTCGTCACGCGATACGGCCAACTGGCCGGGCTGCTCACCGAGTCTGATCTCATCGAGTGGATCCAATCCCCAAATGTGCGCGACCCATGGCGCTGCTCCAGCGAGACCCTCCTTGGACTCAGCGTCGCGATGGTCATGGCCCGCAAGCCAATCGTCGTGAGTCCCACCTATCCTCTCAAAGATGCGGCGGCGCTCATGGTGGAGAACCACCTCGACGCGCTCCCCGTCGTGGATGATTCCGGCGTCCCCATTGGCATTCTGAGCGTCGGCGATCTGGCAATGAGCCTCGCGCGTTGCTTACAGGCCGCGTGA
- a CDS encoding CBS domain-containing protein produces the protein MTWNTTTVAEVMTPFPRAIDVAETVGDAVCAMEEVHATHVLVTRAGRLDGIVSDRDVLTWMPPPFRSDAARESQGKLARVCVDAIMTADPISTWATTTVDDAISLMLENNLSALPVIDDSGAPIGLLTLRALAQSLLELVRKR, from the coding sequence ATGACCTGGAACACCACAACGGTAGCCGAGGTGATGACTCCCTTTCCGAGGGCAATCGACGTCGCAGAAACCGTCGGCGACGCGGTGTGCGCGATGGAAGAGGTCCACGCCACCCACGTTCTCGTCACGAGGGCCGGGAGACTGGACGGGATCGTCTCGGACCGCGACGTGCTCACTTGGATGCCCCCTCCTTTTCGAAGCGACGCCGCCAGGGAGTCTCAGGGGAAGCTCGCGCGGGTCTGCGTCGACGCCATCATGACCGCAGATCCAATCTCCACCTGGGCCACGACCACCGTGGATGACGCAATTTCCCTCATGCTGGAGAACAACCTCAGCGCACTTCCTGTGATTGACGATTCGGGTGCACCGATCGGGCTTCTGACGTTGCGTGCCCTCGCGCAGAGCCTGCTCGAGCTTGTTCGGAAGCGCTGA
- a CDS encoding LamG domain-containing protein, giving the protein MTMYRARIGDGGGFQTAPTQAFNVGTGSFTVMAMVSTRTGGTVVARKGTGAGTGNGGFLLAINPDGSIKFVTDDGSGYHQVVTAPTIVNEGNCHTVAGIRDGARLAILLDGLEVPVTASGTHPPPLDIDSGAPLTIGFSQQDPRGQLVGEVMNVSFWAAALSGDLLVRAAFRRVTGSEPNLRGYWDLNERTDDRSPNRNALQSVGAVAFEYCFECIWNTGANAYVFCCISNYTNEHVPSTTKTISKVIDVPIGSSVFGMSILQHDRDFPFYAEVVLTDPQGRTFNQDQNTETLFTATRRGQPWAVMVVNPTPGPWRVQVSNAGNEEFHLYMGTIPTTAVVQTSVGALTPLYPWSLAANDVEGWWGGVISAAVGLVAGVVVVAAIVVTGGAAIPAVATGVAVFGMVSYSMAAAMLPSVDTSSAYKATEQLGGFAGFIVAPDKLLLMDANVDADRATQIMYRQRSRKLYTAVTASPFNKVQAQLVGADMKQAKVAAQFQSFASGYVSSGGHGRPTYQCGWYVSDPTGPLEEVLSTSGSARFVNVANKIIHLFACHCGAAGTADRPGLGRAMVSAGAVAFFGYNVGFVLNVNQAAAFCDCDIKIDLALIGGGTCDDAYRQAIALYNSTIARLKVDGDLQAAAQLEGNRDALVSPSTNAMYGNRWASLKTS; this is encoded by the coding sequence GTGACGATGTACCGCGCGCGAATTGGTGATGGTGGAGGGTTCCAAACCGCTCCGACGCAGGCCTTCAATGTTGGCACCGGCTCGTTCACCGTCATGGCCATGGTGTCGACACGCACCGGCGGAACGGTGGTTGCTCGGAAGGGCACGGGAGCCGGAACGGGCAACGGCGGGTTTCTTCTCGCGATCAATCCCGATGGCTCGATCAAGTTCGTCACGGACGACGGGTCTGGCTATCACCAGGTCGTGACGGCGCCCACCATCGTGAACGAAGGCAATTGCCACACCGTTGCTGGCATCCGCGATGGGGCGAGGCTCGCCATCCTCCTCGACGGTTTGGAAGTGCCGGTGACGGCCTCGGGGACCCACCCACCGCCGCTGGACATCGACAGCGGCGCGCCACTCACGATCGGGTTTTCGCAGCAAGATCCGCGTGGCCAGTTGGTGGGTGAGGTCATGAACGTCAGCTTCTGGGCCGCTGCGCTCTCTGGTGACCTGCTCGTTCGGGCGGCCTTCCGGCGGGTCACCGGCTCGGAACCCAATCTGAGGGGCTATTGGGATCTGAATGAACGCACCGACGATCGGTCTCCAAACAGGAATGCTTTGCAAAGCGTTGGAGCGGTTGCCTTCGAATATTGTTTCGAATGCATATGGAATACAGGAGCGAATGCATATGTATTCTGTTGCATCAGCAACTACACGAACGAGCACGTCCCTTCGACCACGAAAACCATTTCGAAGGTGATCGATGTGCCGATCGGGTCTTCAGTCTTTGGGATGTCGATTCTTCAGCATGACCGTGACTTCCCATTTTATGCGGAGGTCGTCCTCACGGATCCCCAGGGGCGTACATTCAATCAAGATCAGAATACAGAAACGCTGTTCACTGCGACGCGTCGAGGCCAGCCTTGGGCGGTGATGGTGGTGAATCCCACGCCTGGGCCCTGGCGGGTGCAGGTCTCAAATGCTGGGAACGAAGAATTTCATCTCTACATGGGGACCATCCCAACAACGGCAGTTGTCCAAACCTCGGTCGGCGCGCTGACCCCCTTGTACCCTTGGTCTTTGGCGGCCAATGACGTCGAGGGGTGGTGGGGTGGCGTCATCTCTGCGGCCGTTGGCCTTGTCGCGGGCGTGGTGGTTGTGGCGGCGATCGTCGTAACCGGCGGCGCCGCGATTCCAGCTGTCGCGACCGGCGTCGCGGTATTCGGGATGGTGAGCTACAGCATGGCGGCGGCGATGCTACCGAGCGTCGACACGTCCTCAGCGTACAAGGCAACGGAACAGTTGGGAGGATTTGCCGGCTTCATCGTCGCGCCCGACAAGCTTCTGTTGATGGATGCAAACGTCGACGCCGATCGCGCGACGCAGATCATGTATCGGCAACGAAGTCGAAAGCTCTATACTGCGGTCACCGCGAGTCCCTTCAACAAGGTTCAGGCTCAGCTCGTCGGTGCGGACATGAAGCAAGCGAAGGTTGCTGCCCAGTTCCAGAGCTTTGCTTCTGGTTACGTGAGCAGCGGTGGGCACGGCCGTCCAACCTACCAATGCGGGTGGTACGTCAGTGATCCCACCGGACCTCTCGAAGAGGTGCTCTCGACCAGTGGGTCTGCTCGCTTCGTCAATGTGGCGAACAAGATCATCCACCTCTTTGCGTGCCATTGCGGCGCGGCTGGAACGGCGGATCGACCGGGTCTTGGACGCGCGATGGTCTCGGCCGGGGCCGTGGCCTTCTTTGGTTACAATGTGGGGTTTGTCCTGAACGTCAACCAGGCCGCCGCGTTCTGCGATTGCGACATCAAGATCGATCTCGCACTGATCGGCGGCGGGACGTGCGACGACGCGTATCGACAAGCGATCGCCCTCTACAATTCGACGATCGCTCGGCTGAAGGTTGATGGTGACTTGCAGGCGGCGGCGCAACTGGAAGGCAACCGCGACGCGCTGGTGTCGCCTTCGACGAACGCAATGTACGGCAACCGGTGGGCTTCGCTGAAGACCAGCTAG
- a CDS encoding PAS domain S-box protein: MTDSIPSSRSSIWTILERTGDLLVLLRPDGTVTYVSDSIRTLLGIDPAEAAVMREMKGVPPEDQAVCAKAFAEVCAQPGARVHYEFRARRADGATLWLESVATNQLHDPEIASIVTLYRDITARKGAEAELRETQRRMTFLLSATSAVTYSASPTGEHGATFISENVLAMTGHTPQQYLADPTFWVSHVHPEDRPSVLGGIPALFELGYKEFDYRFLHADGNYRWVHDACSLVRNPDGSPKELIGYWVDVTARRAAQEAVRSSEETFRTLIENHPAAMLVHRDGKIVRANPAMVRLLDYASAEELFLKEPLELVHPEDRAFVQARMEKSRVTGRAPAAEQRLVRKDGSALVAEVESVILNIDGRQSAVVFARDLTERRELLARMAAADRMVAVGMLASGVAHEINNPLAYLITNLSLLEQGVPALLRGERDGRNRLRADDVPQLLADAQEAAGRVAGVVRDLRSLSHAEPGELRPTDVRAALGAALKMAQNLIRHRARLVEQYEDVPPINAVEGQLVQVFLNVLVNAAQAIPEGRAEQHRIQLKVRLEPDRKVAVEIHDTGVGIPAEALSRIFDPFFTTKRAGEGTGLGLAICQRLVRAFDGDIRVSSEPGQGTRVVLRFPPAPGTTVGAAQHPEQLPATPGGRVLIVDDEPRFGTSLRLLLTGDYQVRAMTDAREALAVLQSGERYDAILCDLMMPCMTGIEFHGELSRRLPDLARRVIFLTGGAMTAQARDFLAQTSNPCLDKPVTPQVLKSAIDAVIG, from the coding sequence ATGACGGACTCCATACCCAGCTCGAGGTCCAGCATCTGGACCATCCTGGAACGCACCGGCGATCTGCTGGTGCTCCTCCGTCCCGACGGGACAGTCACCTACGTGAGCGACTCGATCCGCACGCTCCTGGGTATCGACCCTGCCGAGGCCGCCGTCATGCGCGAGATGAAGGGCGTGCCGCCCGAGGACCAGGCGGTCTGCGCGAAGGCCTTTGCCGAGGTTTGCGCGCAGCCGGGCGCGCGGGTGCACTACGAGTTCCGGGCGCGCCGAGCCGACGGCGCCACGCTCTGGCTCGAGAGCGTGGCCACCAACCAGCTCCACGATCCCGAGATCGCCAGCATCGTCACCCTCTACCGCGACATCACTGCCCGCAAGGGTGCCGAGGCAGAGCTGCGCGAGACCCAGCGCCGCATGACCTTTCTGCTCTCGGCGACGTCCGCGGTCACCTATAGCGCCAGCCCGACGGGCGAACACGGGGCGACGTTCATCAGCGAGAACGTCCTGGCCATGACCGGCCATACTCCGCAGCAGTACCTGGCGGACCCCACCTTCTGGGTCTCGCACGTTCACCCCGAGGATCGTCCGTCGGTCCTGGGTGGGATCCCGGCGCTCTTCGAGCTCGGGTACAAGGAGTTCGACTACCGCTTCCTCCACGCCGACGGGAACTACCGCTGGGTGCACGACGCCTGCTCGCTGGTGCGCAACCCGGATGGCTCGCCCAAGGAGCTGATCGGCTACTGGGTAGATGTGACGGCGAGGCGGGCCGCCCAGGAGGCGGTGCGGAGCTCCGAGGAGACGTTCCGCACCCTCATTGAAAACCACCCCGCGGCCATGCTCGTGCACCGCGACGGCAAGATCGTGCGCGCCAACCCGGCCATGGTCCGCTTGCTCGATTACGCCTCGGCCGAGGAGCTCTTCCTCAAGGAGCCGCTGGAGCTGGTGCACCCGGAGGATCGTGCGTTCGTGCAGGCGCGCATGGAGAAGAGCCGCGTCACCGGGAGGGCCCCCGCCGCCGAGCAGCGGCTCGTCCGAAAGGATGGGAGCGCCCTGGTGGCCGAGGTGGAGTCAGTCATCCTGAACATCGACGGGCGGCAGTCGGCGGTGGTCTTCGCACGCGATCTCACCGAGCGCCGCGAGCTCCTGGCGCGCATGGCCGCTGCGGACCGGATGGTGGCGGTGGGGATGCTCGCTTCGGGCGTGGCCCACGAGATCAACAACCCGCTGGCCTACCTGATCACCAACCTCAGCTTGCTCGAGCAGGGCGTGCCCGCCTTGCTTCGAGGTGAGCGCGATGGGCGCAACCGCCTCCGCGCCGACGACGTCCCCCAACTCCTCGCCGACGCCCAGGAGGCCGCGGGGCGCGTGGCAGGCGTGGTGCGCGATCTGCGCTCGCTCAGCCATGCCGAGCCGGGCGAGCTGCGACCCACGGACGTGCGCGCTGCGCTTGGCGCCGCCCTGAAGATGGCCCAGAACCTCATTCGGCACCGGGCCAGGTTGGTGGAGCAGTACGAGGACGTCCCTCCCATCAACGCCGTGGAGGGCCAGCTGGTGCAGGTCTTCCTGAACGTGCTCGTGAACGCGGCCCAGGCCATTCCCGAAGGTCGGGCGGAACAGCACCGCATCCAGCTCAAGGTCCGCCTCGAGCCCGACCGGAAGGTGGCGGTCGAGATCCACGACACCGGTGTGGGCATCCCAGCCGAGGCCCTGAGCCGCATCTTCGACCCGTTCTTCACCACCAAGCGCGCGGGCGAGGGCACCGGGCTGGGGCTGGCCATCTGCCAGCGGCTGGTTCGCGCCTTCGACGGCGACATCCGCGTCTCGAGTGAACCGGGGCAGGGCACCCGGGTGGTGCTTCGGTTTCCACCCGCGCCGGGCACCACCGTCGGCGCTGCCCAGCACCCGGAGCAACTGCCGGCAACGCCAGGCGGGCGGGTGCTCATCGTGGATGACGAGCCGCGCTTCGGCACCTCCCTGCGGCTCTTGCTCACGGGCGACTACCAGGTGCGTGCCATGACCGACGCACGCGAAGCCTTGGCGGTGCTCCAGTCGGGCGAGCGCTACGACGCCATCCTCTGCGACCTGATGATGCCTTGCATGACCGGGATCGAGTTCCACGGCGAGCTGAGCCGGCGGCTGCCCGACCTCGCCCGGCGGGTGATCTTCCTCACTGGTGGCGCCATGACCGCCCAGGCGCGAGACTTTCTCGCCCAGACCTCGAACCCCTGCCTCGACAAGCCGGTGACCCCGCAGGTGCTCAAGAGCGCCATCGACGCCGTCATCGGCTGA
- a CDS encoding TIGR02266 family protein → MRLDTTQFHGGGNPVAHSPRALGDALEKLESSLQDRAAQLDQRLRALSKQKAEIATLVASLGRAGVAVDATWEAVFEDPRVRPDPSCEALTAAAREAHQAAVAACERAAQARAADLERRALTAAELESQAAELAARARELLAQVTAPQVAKTVISAPAAKPSRPPVAADERRTHARTRFEAKVDFESDHNFFTGFSSDISEGGLFIATVNLLPIGSRVDVTFSIGEGPSVSVTGTVRWMREILDDAAVMPGIGVQFDALPENVRSGIHQFIGARDPLFMA, encoded by the coding sequence ATGCGTCTCGACACCACCCAATTCCACGGCGGCGGCAACCCCGTCGCGCACTCCCCGCGGGCGCTCGGCGACGCGCTCGAAAAGCTCGAGTCCTCTCTGCAGGATCGCGCGGCCCAGCTCGACCAGCGGCTCCGCGCGCTCTCCAAGCAGAAGGCGGAGATCGCCACGCTGGTGGCGTCGCTGGGGCGGGCAGGTGTGGCCGTCGATGCCACCTGGGAAGCGGTCTTCGAAGACCCCCGGGTGCGGCCTGACCCGTCGTGCGAGGCGCTCACCGCTGCCGCACGCGAGGCCCACCAGGCCGCGGTGGCCGCATGTGAGCGCGCCGCCCAGGCGCGCGCCGCCGACCTCGAGCGCCGCGCCCTCACGGCGGCCGAGCTCGAGTCCCAGGCGGCGGAGCTCGCGGCCCGCGCGCGAGAGCTCCTCGCCCAGGTGACCGCGCCGCAGGTGGCCAAGACGGTCATCTCCGCGCCCGCGGCCAAGCCGAGCCGCCCGCCTGTCGCGGCCGACGAGCGCCGGACGCATGCTCGGACGCGCTTCGAGGCCAAGGTCGACTTCGAGAGCGACCACAACTTCTTCACCGGCTTCTCCAGCGACATCTCCGAAGGCGGGCTGTTCATCGCCACGGTGAACCTGCTCCCCATCGGCTCGCGGGTGGACGTGACCTTCAGCATCGGCGAGGGCCCCTCGGTCTCGGTGACGGGCACGGTGCGCTGGATGCGGGAGATCCTCGACGACGCCGCGGTGATGCCCGGCATCGGTGTGCAGTTCGACGCCCTCCCCGAAAACGTCCGCAGCGGGATCCATCAGTTCATCGGCGCCCGCGATCCCCTGTTCATGGCCTGA
- a CDS encoding sigma-54-dependent Fis family transcriptional regulator — protein sequence MDKQLAKILVVDDDEHVLNAVTAILRRDGHEVLPLGDPVEAVSVARDASIDVVVSDIMMPHLTGIDLLKAFKQAQPEVEVIMMTAHATVETALESVRAGAYDYLTKPFARIEDLRLAVGRAVDRRALRRRANVLESALSTNSRFEGITGQSPAMRAIFKLVETVSNSTATVLIQGESGTGKELVAQAVHFRSPRRNKPFITVNCSALSETLLESELFGHVKGSFTGALANKKGLFEAAHGGTIFLDEIGDVSPATQVRLLRVLQEGEVRPVGSNEPVHVDVRVVSATNVDLRKAMEQDKFREDLFYRLNVINLVLPPLRQRPDDVPLLAHHFVMVYSEKSAKKVTGITSEAMESLTRYGWPGNVRELENVIERAVVLCSSPQIGVDDLPPEVRNATRPGAEADISSLVHLPFAQAKALSVAAFERRYLNTIMERSGQNVSQAAAAAGMDRSNFRRLLKDHGIGGRATKDGEGEG from the coding sequence ATGGATAAGCAACTGGCCAAGATCCTCGTCGTCGATGATGACGAGCATGTGCTGAACGCCGTCACCGCCATCCTGCGGCGCGACGGTCACGAGGTGCTCCCGCTTGGCGATCCCGTCGAGGCGGTGTCGGTGGCGAGGGACGCGTCCATCGACGTGGTGGTCTCGGACATCATGATGCCCCACCTCACGGGCATCGACCTGTTGAAGGCCTTCAAGCAGGCCCAGCCCGAGGTGGAGGTCATCATGATGACCGCCCACGCCACCGTGGAGACGGCGCTGGAGTCGGTGCGGGCCGGTGCCTACGACTACCTCACCAAGCCCTTCGCGCGGATCGAGGACCTGCGCCTCGCCGTGGGCCGCGCGGTGGACCGACGCGCGCTGAGGCGGCGCGCCAATGTCCTCGAGAGCGCCCTCTCCACCAACAGCCGCTTCGAGGGCATCACCGGTCAGTCGCCGGCGATGCGGGCGATCTTCAAGCTCGTGGAGACCGTCAGCAACTCCACGGCCACCGTGCTCATCCAGGGTGAGAGCGGCACGGGCAAGGAGCTGGTGGCGCAGGCCGTCCACTTCCGAAGCCCGCGGCGGAACAAGCCCTTCATCACCGTGAACTGCTCGGCCCTCAGCGAGACGCTCCTCGAGAGCGAGCTCTTCGGGCACGTGAAGGGGTCGTTCACGGGCGCGCTGGCCAACAAGAAGGGGCTCTTCGAGGCCGCGCACGGCGGCACCATCTTCCTCGACGAGATCGGCGACGTCTCCCCGGCCACCCAGGTGCGGCTCCTCCGCGTCCTGCAGGAGGGCGAGGTCCGGCCCGTGGGCTCCAACGAGCCCGTGCACGTGGACGTGCGCGTGGTCTCCGCCACCAACGTCGACCTCCGCAAGGCGATGGAGCAGGACAAGTTTCGCGAGGACCTGTTCTACCGACTCAACGTGATCAACCTGGTTCTCCCGCCCCTCCGGCAACGGCCCGACGACGTGCCGCTGCTCGCGCACCATTTCGTCATGGTCTACAGCGAGAAGAGCGCGAAGAAGGTCACCGGCATCACGAGCGAGGCCATGGAGTCACTCACCCGCTACGGCTGGCCCGGCAACGTGCGCGAGCTGGAAAATGTGATCGAGCGCGCCGTGGTGCTCTGCTCGAGCCCGCAGATTGGCGTCGATGATCTCCCGCCGGAGGTTCGCAACGCCACGCGCCCTGGCGCCGAGGCCGACATCAGCAGCCTGGTGCACCTGCCCTTCGCCCAGGCGAAGGCCCTCAGCGTGGCGGCCTTCGAGCGGCGCTACCTCAACACCATCATGGAGCGGAGCGGTCAGAACGTCTCCCAGGCCGCCGCCGCCGCGGGAATGGACCGGTCGAACTTCCGACGGCTCCTCAAGGACCACGGGATCGGCGGACGAGCGACGAAGGATGGCGAGGGCGAGGGCTAG
- a CDS encoding response regulator, whose amino-acid sequence MASALDSVQEGVQILSSEWRYLFVNTAVCRQANLRREDFLGRTMLEVFPQLARTEFLQAVGTCMTERTARKVTNEFTRSDGTKTWFELHIEPCPEGVVIFSVDVSERIELERQLRQSQKMEAIGRLAGGVAHDFNNILTAVLSFCRFVQEDIGPEHPSQPDVKQVMASAERAAALTKQLLAVSRKQVFDPEPLDLNEVLGEMREMMVRLLGEDIDLVLNPLPGLGLVRADKGCIEQIILNLAVNARDAMPRGGTITVETADVLLGTNSRGHLGAQPGHYVLMAVSDTGTGMSQDIQARLFEPFFTTKPPGKGTGLGLSTIYGIVQQLGGDIVVKSTEGAGTTFTVLIPRMGEQPELVDTAALQQALPKGSGVVLVVEDDPAVRAVLLRILRGAGYTLLEAAGPEEALALAERHTGRIDLLITDLVMPGMNGKAVADRLLATRPGLRVLFMSGYTGGPVVHDEVFDSGAPYLQKPFTPELLAAKVRSVFDGTAASARPASRTKGAVTRNNHG is encoded by the coding sequence TTGGCCTCGGCGCTGGACTCGGTTCAAGAGGGCGTCCAGATCCTGAGCTCCGAGTGGCGGTACCTCTTCGTCAACACCGCCGTGTGTCGACAGGCCAATCTGCGAAGGGAGGACTTCCTGGGCCGGACGATGCTGGAGGTATTCCCTCAGCTGGCGAGGACCGAGTTCCTTCAAGCGGTCGGCACCTGCATGACCGAGCGGACAGCTCGCAAGGTCACCAACGAGTTCACCCGCTCGGACGGCACGAAGACCTGGTTCGAGCTGCACATCGAGCCGTGCCCCGAGGGTGTGGTGATCTTCTCGGTCGACGTGTCGGAGCGCATCGAGCTCGAGCGGCAGCTCCGCCAGTCGCAGAAGATGGAGGCCATTGGCCGGCTCGCCGGCGGGGTGGCGCACGACTTCAACAACATCCTCACCGCCGTGCTCAGCTTCTGCCGCTTCGTGCAGGAGGACATCGGCCCGGAGCACCCCAGCCAGCCCGACGTGAAGCAGGTCATGGCCTCGGCCGAGCGCGCGGCGGCGTTGACCAAACAGCTCCTCGCCGTGAGCCGGAAGCAGGTCTTCGACCCCGAGCCCCTCGACCTCAACGAGGTCCTTGGCGAGATGCGGGAGATGATGGTCCGCCTGCTCGGCGAGGACATCGACCTGGTCCTCAACCCGCTGCCTGGCCTCGGTCTGGTGCGCGCCGACAAGGGGTGCATCGAGCAAATCATCCTCAACCTTGCGGTGAACGCGCGCGACGCGATGCCCCGGGGAGGCACCATCACCGTGGAGACCGCCGATGTGCTGCTCGGCACCAACAGTCGTGGCCATCTCGGGGCTCAGCCGGGCCACTACGTGCTGATGGCGGTGTCCGACACCGGCACGGGGATGAGCCAAGACATCCAGGCGCGGCTCTTCGAGCCGTTTTTCACCACCAAACCGCCCGGTAAGGGCACGGGGCTCGGGCTCTCGACCATCTACGGGATCGTCCAGCAGCTCGGCGGCGACATCGTGGTGAAGAGCACGGAAGGAGCAGGCACCACCTTCACCGTCCTCATCCCGCGGATGGGGGAGCAGCCCGAGCTCGTGGACACCGCGGCGCTGCAGCAGGCGCTGCCCAAGGGAAGCGGCGTGGTCCTCGTGGTCGAGGACGACCCCGCGGTGCGCGCCGTCCTGCTGCGCATCTTGCGCGGGGCGGGGTACACGCTCCTGGAGGCCGCCGGCCCGGAGGAGGCCCTGGCGCTGGCTGAGCGCCACACCGGCCGGATCGATCTGCTCATCACGGACCTGGTGATGCCCGGAATGAACGGGAAGGCGGTCGCCGATCGGCTGCTTGCGACGAGGCCGGGGCTTCGCGTCCTCTTCATGTCCGGCTACACCGGTGGCCCGGTGGTGCACGACGAGGTCTTCGACTCGGGCGCGCCCTATCTCCAGAAGCCGTTCACCCCCGAGCTGCTCGCCGCGAAGGTCCGCTCCGTATTCGATGGAACGGCGGCCTCGGCGCGGCCAGCGTCGCGCACGAAAGGCGCCGTCACGAGAAACAACCATGGATAA
- a CDS encoding matrixin family metalloprotease — protein sequence MRRALVILIALAAPWTAHAYDLEQASDGAPVRWASGFTLYVDASSRNVSASDVMAAATAAGAQWSKAAAVDVEVQSEPQHGEPGYDPEHAEGNRSEVIFVESDWEYDMDVAATTLVTTDTVTHQIVDADILVNEDQNRFDVLPANSKPGYGLELDLQGCLTHELGHALGLAHSAGHAEATMFAGTEVGEISKRELAPDDVDGVQFLYGTPGSPKTPCAAGCTAGLGPDGVASLLAALSALASARRRRRARMLACGLVFAGLTLAVAATAWADEGSRSPRPAENVEKVLAGQVTHTVSRWQGGRIYTDVEVEVATCSSGSCDSVETYRVPGGTVGRLQQQLGDVHVPAPGEDVQVSLARARDGHLRPLVAASHR from the coding sequence GTGCGACGCGCTCTCGTCATCCTCATCGCCCTGGCCGCACCCTGGACGGCTCACGCCTACGACCTGGAGCAGGCCTCGGACGGCGCGCCGGTCCGATGGGCCAGCGGCTTCACGCTCTACGTGGATGCGAGCTCGCGAAACGTCTCCGCGAGCGACGTGATGGCAGCGGCCACAGCAGCCGGTGCGCAGTGGTCGAAGGCCGCAGCGGTTGACGTGGAGGTCCAGTCGGAGCCGCAGCATGGCGAGCCCGGCTACGACCCCGAGCACGCCGAGGGAAACCGGAGCGAGGTCATCTTCGTGGAGAGCGACTGGGAGTACGACATGGACGTGGCGGCCACCACGCTGGTCACCACCGACACCGTGACCCACCAGATCGTGGACGCGGACATCCTGGTGAACGAGGACCAGAACCGCTTCGACGTCCTCCCCGCCAACTCGAAGCCCGGGTACGGCCTGGAGCTCGACCTCCAGGGCTGCCTCACCCACGAGCTCGGGCACGCGCTCGGTCTGGCGCACAGCGCGGGCCACGCCGAGGCGACCATGTTTGCGGGTACGGAGGTCGGCGAGATCAGCAAGCGGGAGCTGGCGCCAGACGACGTGGACGGCGTTCAGTTCCTCTACGGCACGCCGGGGTCGCCCAAGACGCCCTGCGCGGCGGGCTGCACCGCGGGGCTGGGTCCCGATGGCGTCGCGTCCCTCCTCGCCGCGCTCTCGGCGCTCGCGAGCGCCCGCCGCCGTCGCCGCGCGCGCATGCTCGCTTGCGGTTTGGTGTTCGCTGGATTGACCCTCGCGGTGGCGGCGACGGCCTGGGCCGACGAGGGCTCACGTTCCCCGCGCCCGGCGGAGAACGTGGAGAAGGTGCTCGCGGGCCAGGTCACCCACACCGTGTCCAGGTGGCAGGGCGGGCGCATCTACACCGACGTCGAGGTCGAGGTGGCGACCTGCTCCTCTGGCTCGTGCGATTCCGTGGAGACCTATCGCGTGCCCGGCGGGACGGTGGGTCGGCTCCAGCAGCAGCTCGGCGACGTCCACGTGCCCGCGCCCGGTGAGGATGTGCAGGTCTCCCTGGCGCGAGCGCGCGACGGTCACCTCCGGCCGCTCGTCGCGGCGTCGCACCGCTGA
- a CDS encoding response regulator — MNDAPEQLPAANTEPEKEQSCRSILIVDDEEFVRNALRRALRREGYQLHFADGPEAGLELLKQTPVDLVMSDQMMPGMTGTEFLSLVRDRCPDTVRILLTGHADMDVAIKAINHGEIYRFLSKPWDDLELKLTLYLAFERLALERQNRRLLFQLRRQQIFLGALEREHPGILQVVRDERGAIVLSEDELSKATAAAI; from the coding sequence ATGAACGACGCTCCCGAGCAGCTCCCGGCCGCGAACACCGAACCGGAGAAAGAGCAGTCCTGCCGCTCCATCCTCATCGTCGACGACGAGGAGTTCGTGCGGAACGCCCTCCGGCGCGCCCTGCGCAGGGAGGGCTACCAGCTCCACTTCGCCGACGGCCCGGAGGCGGGCCTGGAGCTGCTCAAGCAGACCCCCGTCGACCTGGTGATGAGCGACCAGATGATGCCCGGCATGACCGGCACCGAGTTCCTGAGCCTGGTGCGCGACCGCTGCCCGGACACGGTGCGCATCCTCCTCACCGGCCACGCCGACATGGACGTCGCCATCAAGGCCATCAACCACGGCGAGATCTACCGCTTCCTCTCCAAGCCCTGGGACGACCTCGAGCTCAAGCTCACCCTGTACCTGGCCTTCGAGCGGCTCGCCCTGGAGCGGCAGAACCGCCGCCTGCTCTTCCAGCTCCGGCGGCAGCAGATCTTCCTGGGCGCCCTGGAGCGCGAGCACCCCGGCATCCTCCAGGTGGTGCGCGACGAGAGGGGAGCGATCGTCCTCTCGGAAGACGAGCTCTCCAAGGCCACCGCCGCAGCCATCTGA